A genomic region of Branchiostoma lanceolatum isolate klBraLanc5 chromosome 4, klBraLanc5.hap2, whole genome shotgun sequence contains the following coding sequences:
- the LOC136432780 gene encoding mitochondrial basic amino acids transporter-like isoform X2, whose amino-acid sequence MALDFVAGCLGGAAGVLVGHPFDTVKVRLQTQSASHRLYRGTFHCFAEIIRKESTFGLYKGMTSPLIGLTFINAIVFGVQGNVMRVIGEGSVLNSFLAGSAAGAVQTLVCAPMELAKTRMQLMGMGQKVKTRKQKDVKNSLDCLLKIYRKEGLRGCCRGMYLTLWRETPAFGVYFATYDIICQVLSPKDPNEHIGMLPLMFAGGMSGIASWMSTYPIDVIKSRIQADGAGGKNMYKGTLDCFVRSYQAEGWTVYTRGLNSTLIRAFPVNAATFTVVTLFLREMRPSQPVDATLSKPHLES is encoded by the exons GCGCAGCTGGTGTGCTGGTGGGCCATCCCTTTGATACTGTAAAA GTTCGTCTGCAGACACAGTCGGCGTCTCATCGCCTGTACAGAGGCACCTTCCACTGCTTCGCTGAGATTATCAGAAAGGAGTCG ACATTCGGCTTGTACAAGGGCATGACCTCACCTCTCATaggtctgaccttcatcaacgccaTCGTGTTTGGGGTGCAGGGTAACGTGATGCGTGTGATTGGCGAAGGAAGCGTACTGAACAGTTTTCTGGCGGGCAGTGCGGCGGGAGCTGTCCAGACTCTTGTATGCGCGCCTATGGAGCTGGCCAAGACCCGCATGCAGCTCATGGGCATGGGGCAGAAAGTCAAGACGAGGAAACAAAAGGACGTGAAAAATTCTCTGGACTGTCTGTTGAAGATCTACAGGAAGGAAGGGCTGAGAGGTTGCTGTAGAGGAATGTACCTTACCCTGTGGAGGGAAACTCCTGCCTTTGGGGTATACTTTGCCACATATGATATTATCTGCCAAGTGCTATCTCCGAAGGACCCCAATGAACACATCGGGATGCTTCCACTCATGTTCGCGGGGGGAATGAGCGGGATCGCCTCGTGGATGTCCACGTATCCCATCGACGTCATTAAGTCTCGCATCCAGGCGGACGGTGCGGGGGGCAAGAACATGTACAAGGGCACGTTGGACTGCTTTGTTCGCAGCTACCAGGCGGAGGGCTGGACGGTTTACACGAGAGGACTGAACTCGACGCTGATCCGGGCGTTCCCCGTGAACGCCGCCACCTTCACCGTAGTCACGCTGTTCTTGAGAGAGATGAGGCCGTCGCAGCCCGTGGACGCCACGCTGTCCAAGCCCCATCT TGAGTCTTGA
- the LOC136432780 gene encoding mitochondrial basic amino acids transporter-like isoform X1, which produces MALDFVAGCLGGAAGVLVGHPFDTVKVRLQTQSASHRLYRGTFHCFAEIIRKESTFGLYKGMTSPLIGLTFINAIVFGVQGNVMRVIGEGSVLNSFLAGSAAGAVQTLVCAPMELAKTRMQLMGMGQKVKTRKQKDVKNSLDCLLKIYRKEGLRGCCRGMYLTLWRETPAFGVYFATYDIICQVLSPKDPNEHIGMLPLMFAGGMSGIASWMSTYPIDVIKSRIQADGAGGKNMYKGTLDCFVRSYQAEGWTVYTRGLNSTLIRAFPVNAATFTVVTLFLREMRPSQPVDATLSKPHLYEK; this is translated from the exons GCGCAGCTGGTGTGCTGGTGGGCCATCCCTTTGATACTGTAAAA GTTCGTCTGCAGACACAGTCGGCGTCTCATCGCCTGTACAGAGGCACCTTCCACTGCTTCGCTGAGATTATCAGAAAGGAGTCG ACATTCGGCTTGTACAAGGGCATGACCTCACCTCTCATaggtctgaccttcatcaacgccaTCGTGTTTGGGGTGCAGGGTAACGTGATGCGTGTGATTGGCGAAGGAAGCGTACTGAACAGTTTTCTGGCGGGCAGTGCGGCGGGAGCTGTCCAGACTCTTGTATGCGCGCCTATGGAGCTGGCCAAGACCCGCATGCAGCTCATGGGCATGGGGCAGAAAGTCAAGACGAGGAAACAAAAGGACGTGAAAAATTCTCTGGACTGTCTGTTGAAGATCTACAGGAAGGAAGGGCTGAGAGGTTGCTGTAGAGGAATGTACCTTACCCTGTGGAGGGAAACTCCTGCCTTTGGGGTATACTTTGCCACATATGATATTATCTGCCAAGTGCTATCTCCGAAGGACCCCAATGAACACATCGGGATGCTTCCACTCATGTTCGCGGGGGGAATGAGCGGGATCGCCTCGTGGATGTCCACGTATCCCATCGACGTCATTAAGTCTCGCATCCAGGCGGACGGTGCGGGGGGCAAGAACATGTACAAGGGCACGTTGGACTGCTTTGTTCGCAGCTACCAGGCGGAGGGCTGGACGGTTTACACGAGAGGACTGAACTCGACGCTGATCCGGGCGTTCCCCGTGAACGCCGCCACCTTCACCGTAGTCACGCTGTTCTTGAGAGAGATGAGGCCGTCGCAGCCCGTGGACGCCACGCTGTCCAAGCCCCATCTGTACGAGAAGTAA
- the LOC136432780 gene encoding mitochondrial basic amino acids transporter-like isoform X3 codes for MTSPLIGLTFINAIVFGVQGNVMRVIGEGSVLNSFLAGSAAGAVQTLVCAPMELAKTRMQLMGMGQKVKTRKQKDVKNSLDCLLKIYRKEGLRGCCRGMYLTLWRETPAFGVYFATYDIICQVLSPKDPNEHIGMLPLMFAGGMSGIASWMSTYPIDVIKSRIQADGAGGKNMYKGTLDCFVRSYQAEGWTVYTRGLNSTLIRAFPVNAATFTVVTLFLREMRPSQPVDATLSKPHLYEK; via the coding sequence ATGACCTCACCTCTCATaggtctgaccttcatcaacgccaTCGTGTTTGGGGTGCAGGGTAACGTGATGCGTGTGATTGGCGAAGGAAGCGTACTGAACAGTTTTCTGGCGGGCAGTGCGGCGGGAGCTGTCCAGACTCTTGTATGCGCGCCTATGGAGCTGGCCAAGACCCGCATGCAGCTCATGGGCATGGGGCAGAAAGTCAAGACGAGGAAACAAAAGGACGTGAAAAATTCTCTGGACTGTCTGTTGAAGATCTACAGGAAGGAAGGGCTGAGAGGTTGCTGTAGAGGAATGTACCTTACCCTGTGGAGGGAAACTCCTGCCTTTGGGGTATACTTTGCCACATATGATATTATCTGCCAAGTGCTATCTCCGAAGGACCCCAATGAACACATCGGGATGCTTCCACTCATGTTCGCGGGGGGAATGAGCGGGATCGCCTCGTGGATGTCCACGTATCCCATCGACGTCATTAAGTCTCGCATCCAGGCGGACGGTGCGGGGGGCAAGAACATGTACAAGGGCACGTTGGACTGCTTTGTTCGCAGCTACCAGGCGGAGGGCTGGACGGTTTACACGAGAGGACTGAACTCGACGCTGATCCGGGCGTTCCCCGTGAACGCCGCCACCTTCACCGTAGTCACGCTGTTCTTGAGAGAGATGAGGCCGTCGCAGCCCGTGGACGCCACGCTGTCCAAGCCCCATCTGTACGAGAAGTAA
- the LOC136432778 gene encoding sphingolipid delta(4)-desaturase DES1-like isoform X2, with amino-acid sequence MGGQVSRTDFEWVYTDEPHATRRREIMTKYPQVKKLMGHDPNLKYWVFTMVAVQLTIAYMLKDASWPLILLTAYIIGGTINHIMLVAWHEICHNLAFGHARPRANKALGIFGNVIIGFPASISFKKYHLEHHKFQAQEGFDPDLPTVFEGQFFCNSLGKALWVFLLPAFYSLRPLVVRPKPITDYEVINLVLVGIADALIVYFMSYKSLFYLAIGTLLGLGLHPMASHFIAEHYMFIKGHETYSYYGPMNAFTFNLGYHMEHHDFPNIPGCNLPKLKEIAKEYYDPLPSHSSWPKVIWDFITDPAIGPYCRMKRRSNRARDNGSCDDDPDKDM; translated from the exons ATGGGAGGACAAGTCTCAAGAACCGACTTCGAGTGGGTTTACACGGACGAGCCCCACGCTACAAGGAGAAGGGAGATCATGA CTAAGTATCCGCAGGTGAAGAAGTTGATGGGACACGATCCGAACCTCAAATACTGGGTGTTCACAATGGTGGCCGTGCAACTGACTATAGCCTACATGTTGAAG GATGCTTCCTGGCCACTGATTCTACTGACCGCCTACATCATAGGAGGGACCATTAACCACATCATGCTTGTCGCTTGGCACGAAATTTGCCATAACCTCGCCTTCGGGCATGCTCGGCCCCGAGCGAACAAGGCCCTCGGCATCTTCGGAAACGTCATCATCGGTTTCCCGGCATCCATCTCGTTCAAGAAGTATCATCTGGAGCATCATAAGTTTCAG GCCCAAGAAGGTTTCGACCCTGACCTTCCGACTGTGTTTGAAGGTCAGTTCTTCTGCAACTCGTTGGGAAAGGCATTGTGGGTCTTCCTGCTGCCCGCGTTCTACTCGCTCCGCCCCCTGGTGGTGCGGCCAAAACCCATCACGGACTACGAGGTCATCAACCTCGTGCTGGTGGGCATTGCCGACGCTCTCATCGTGTACTTCATGAGCTACAAG TCATTGTTCTACCTGGCCATCGGAACCCTGCTGGGCTTGGGGCTCCATCCAATGGCTTCACACTTTATTGCGGAACACTACATGTTCATCAAAGGCCACGAGACCTACTCGTACTACGGACCAATGAACGCCTTCACCTTCAACTTGGGGTACCACATGGAGCACCACGACTTCCCCAACATTCCCGGATGTAATCTACCCAAG TTGAAGGAGATCGCTAAGGAGTACTACGACCCCCTACCTTCGCACTCGTCGTGGCCCAAAGTTATCTGGGACTTCATCACCGACCCGGCCATCGGGCCCTACTGCCGGATGAAGCGCCGCAGCAACAGGGCCAGGGACAACGGCAGCTGCGACGACGACCCCGACAAAGACATGTAG
- the LOC136432778 gene encoding sphingolipid delta(4)-desaturase DES1-like isoform X1, whose translation MSQVATNSKLEAQYPPKPQEAHTHASTDRAEIMGGQVSRTDFEWVYTDEPHATRRREIMTKYPQVKKLMGHDPNLKYWVFTMVAVQLTIAYMLKDASWPLILLTAYIIGGTINHIMLVAWHEICHNLAFGHARPRANKALGIFGNVIIGFPASISFKKYHLEHHKFQAQEGFDPDLPTVFEGQFFCNSLGKALWVFLLPAFYSLRPLVVRPKPITDYEVINLVLVGIADALIVYFMSYKSLFYLAIGTLLGLGLHPMASHFIAEHYMFIKGHETYSYYGPMNAFTFNLGYHMEHHDFPNIPGCNLPKLKEIAKEYYDPLPSHSSWPKVIWDFITDPAIGPYCRMKRRSNRARDNGSCDDDPDKDM comes from the exons ATGAGCCAAGTTGCCACAAACTCCAAGTTAGAG GCACAGTACCCGCCCAAGCCGCaagaagcacacacacacgcgtccACCGACCGAGCCGAAATCATGGGAGGACAAGTCTCAAGAACCGACTTCGAGTGGGTTTACACGGACGAGCCCCACGCTACAAGGAGAAGGGAGATCATGA CTAAGTATCCGCAGGTGAAGAAGTTGATGGGACACGATCCGAACCTCAAATACTGGGTGTTCACAATGGTGGCCGTGCAACTGACTATAGCCTACATGTTGAAG GATGCTTCCTGGCCACTGATTCTACTGACCGCCTACATCATAGGAGGGACCATTAACCACATCATGCTTGTCGCTTGGCACGAAATTTGCCATAACCTCGCCTTCGGGCATGCTCGGCCCCGAGCGAACAAGGCCCTCGGCATCTTCGGAAACGTCATCATCGGTTTCCCGGCATCCATCTCGTTCAAGAAGTATCATCTGGAGCATCATAAGTTTCAG GCCCAAGAAGGTTTCGACCCTGACCTTCCGACTGTGTTTGAAGGTCAGTTCTTCTGCAACTCGTTGGGAAAGGCATTGTGGGTCTTCCTGCTGCCCGCGTTCTACTCGCTCCGCCCCCTGGTGGTGCGGCCAAAACCCATCACGGACTACGAGGTCATCAACCTCGTGCTGGTGGGCATTGCCGACGCTCTCATCGTGTACTTCATGAGCTACAAG TCATTGTTCTACCTGGCCATCGGAACCCTGCTGGGCTTGGGGCTCCATCCAATGGCTTCACACTTTATTGCGGAACACTACATGTTCATCAAAGGCCACGAGACCTACTCGTACTACGGACCAATGAACGCCTTCACCTTCAACTTGGGGTACCACATGGAGCACCACGACTTCCCCAACATTCCCGGATGTAATCTACCCAAG TTGAAGGAGATCGCTAAGGAGTACTACGACCCCCTACCTTCGCACTCGTCGTGGCCCAAAGTTATCTGGGACTTCATCACCGACCCGGCCATCGGGCCCTACTGCCGGATGAAGCGCCGCAGCAACAGGGCCAGGGACAACGGCAGCTGCGACGACGACCCCGACAAAGACATGTAG
- the LOC136432779 gene encoding sphingolipid delta(4)-desaturase DES1-like produces the protein MGSTVSRDDFEWSYSEEPHASRRKLILAKYPQVKKLFGHDSNMVYKVGFMLTLQLIACYFVQDAPWPVIILLAYCFGGVINHSMMLAIHEISHNLAFGHSRPLHNRILGIVGNVIIAVPMSISFKKYHLEHHKYQGNEEMDMDLPSKMEGVLFHTTFTKCIWLFLQPFFYALRPLFLRPKPVTGLEIINTTVQITFDLAILYFFGGRSLAYLMIGSLLAMGIHPVAGHFISEHYMFKKGYETYSYYGPLNAITFNVGYHNEHHDFPNIPGCRLPKVREIAPEFYENLPSHSSWSRVLYDFVTDPDIGPYARVKRRSKPIPINPANLDVDGDTKAE, from the exons ATGGGTTCCACCGTTTCTAGAGACGATTTCGAGTGGTCGTACAGCGAGGAACCGCACGCCTCTCGCAGGAAGCTCATTCTAG CCAAGTACCCCCAGGTGAAAAAACTGTTTGGTCATGACTCCAACATGGTGTACAAGGTGGGCTTCATGCTCACTCTTCAGCTGATAGCCTGCTACTTTGTACAG GATGCACCATGGCCGGTGATCATACTCTTGGCGTACTGTTTCGGTGGCGTCATCAACCACTCCATGATGCTCGCTATCCACGAAATCTCCCACAACCTGGCCTTTGGCCACTCCCGTCCCCTCCACAACCGTATCCTGGGCATTGTGGGAAACGTGATCATTGCCGTGCCCATGTCCATCTCCTTTAAGAAGTACCATCTAGAGCATCACAAGTACCAG GGAAATGAAGAGATGGACATGGATCTGCCATCGAAGATGGAAGGAGTTCTGTTCCACACCACCTTCACCAAGTGCATCTGGCTCTTCCTCCAGCCCTTCTTCTACGCCCTCCGTCCACTCTTCCTGCGACCAAAGCCTGTCACAGGCCTGGAAATCATCAACACCACCGTCCAAATCACCTTTGATTTGGCGATTTTGTACTTCTTTGGAGGCAGA TCCCTAGCGTACCTGATGATCGGCAGCCTGCTCGCTATGGGAATTCATCCTGTGGCCGGACATTTCATCTCGGAGCACTACATGTTCAAGAAAGGCTACGAGACCTACTCCTACTACGGTCCGCTGAACGCAATCACGTTCAATGTAGGCTATCACAACGAGCACCACGACTTCCCCAATATTCCTGGCTGCAGACTGCCCAAG GTGCGTGAGATTGCCCCCGAGTTTTACGAAAACCTTCCTTCCCACTCATCGTGGAGCCGCGTCCTGTACGACTTCGTCACGGACCCAGACATCGGACCGTACGCCCGCGTGAAGCGCAGGAGTAAGCCCATCCCCATCAACCCTGCCAACCTAGATGTAGATGGGGACACCAAGGCGGAGTAA